In one window of Desulfonatronum thioautotrophicum DNA:
- the rpmE gene encoding 50S ribosomal protein L31 — translation MKKEIHPTANKHKIHCACGYEIEVLTTQPNDVQMEICSNCHPFYTGKQRFVDTAGRIDRFKKKYGAASASPK, via the coding sequence ATGAAAAAAGAGATTCATCCTACTGCAAACAAGCATAAAATTCATTGTGCGTGCGGGTATGAGATCGAAGTTTTGACCACGCAGCCGAACGACGTCCAGATGGAAATATGTTCGAACTGCCACCCTTTTTATACCGGCAAGCAACGGTTCGTGGATACAGCCGGCCGTATTGATCGATTCAAAAAGAAGTATGGCGCTGCTTCCGCAAGCCCGAAGTGA